CGGGTTCGTCGAGGCGTTGCGGGCCGGCGGGGCGGAGGTCGTCATGGTGCCCGTGTACCGGTGGCTGCCCCCGGAGGACCTCACGCCCGTGGACCGGCTGCTCGACGCGGCCGTCGGGCGCGGGGTCGACGCGCTGACGTTCACCAGCGCGCCCGCCGCCGCGTCCCTGCTCGCCCGCGCGGAGGAGCGGGGCATGACCGCCGAGCTGCTCGCCGCCCTGCGGCACGACGTGCTGTCGGCCTGCGTGGGGCCCGTCACCGCGCTGCCGCTCCAGTCCGTCGGCATCGACACGGTGCAGCCGGAGCGGTTCCGGCTCGGGCCGCTCGTCCAGGTGCTGTGCCGTGAACTGCCGGGGAGGGCAAGGGTGTTGGCCGTGGCCGGGCATCGGGTGGAGATCCGCGGGCACGCCGTCCTCGTCGACGACGAGCTGCGTGCCGTGCCGCCCGCCGGCATGGCCCTGCTCGCCGCCCTCGCCCGCCGCCCCGGCTGGGTCGTCGCCCGCGCGGAACTGCTGCGCGCGCTCCCGGGCGCGGGGAGCGACGAGCACGCGGTGGAGTCGGCGATGGCCCGGCTGCGCACGGCGCTCGGCACGCCGAAGCTGATCCAGACCGTCGTGAAGCGCGGCTACCGGCTCGCCGTCGACCCGTCGTCGTCGGGGTCGAAGTACGCGGGGTGAGGCCGCCGCGCAGGCCGCTTGTGGCCTCCGTGTACGCCCGTCACGGCCTTCGTGTACGCCCGTTGCTGCCTCCGCGTATGCCCGTAACGGCTCCACGGCTGCCCCGCCGGAGGCCCGCGTTCTCGGGGGAACCTGGTACGCCGGGTTCCGGACCCGCCCGGGGGAGTGCACTGTAGGGGTACGCAACGGCATTCACTCACCGGTGAGAACCTGTGTCATAACCCCCAAGGCGGTGACACGCGCATGGCGTTGGGCACGGCCCCGGCTCCGTACGAGCTGCGATTCGACTCGGGGCGGAGCTGTCTGGACCTCGTGGCGACGAGCCACCCCGTGGAACGGCTCGACTCCGTGGCGCGGCTGCGCGCCTGGCTCGTCGGCGCGGGCCTCGTACCCGCGGAAGCGTTACTGCACGGCGCCGGGCCGCAGTGGCTCGTCGCCTTCCATGAACTACGCGCCCACGTGGGGCAGTTGGTGCGCGGCGAGATCGAGGGGCGGCCCCTCGCCGCCGCGGCCGCGCTCGACCGGGTCAACGCGCTGGCCGCCGCGGCGCCCCCGGCCCCCCGCGCGGTACGCGCCGCCGACGGCACGCTCGTACGCGTCCTGCGCGGCGAACCCGGCTGCGCGGCGCTCGTCGCCGCCGTCGCCAGGGATGCCGTCGACCTCCTCACCGACCCGGTGGCCCGCGCCCTGCTCCGCCAGTGCGAGGGCGACAACTGCCCGATCGTGTACCTCGACACGTCCCGCGGGCGTCGGCGCCGCTGGTGTTCGAGCGAGGTGTGCGGCAACCGGGAACGGGTGGCGAGACACCGCCGCAGGGCGGCGCTCGCTCGACCGTGAACGGGGCCCGATACGGCCTCCGTTGAACGCCCGCACCCCCATCTGCGTACCTCCGTCGTAAGACCCGCCCGACCCGCCGAAAGCGCGGACACCGGAGGTACGCGTGCGCAAGGATTCCGCCGTGGCCGATGAGCGCCCGCAGCCGC
The window above is part of the Streptomyces venezuelae genome. Proteins encoded here:
- a CDS encoding uroporphyrinogen-III synthase — translated: MHATPRNDPNDSNGPAAPGPLAGFTVGVTAARRADELGTLLERRGATVLHAPALRIVPLADDSELLDATKQLIERAPDVVVATTAIGFRGWVEAADGWGHGEALLRCLRGVELLARGPKVKGAVRAAGLTEEWSPSSESMAEVLDRLLGEGVDGRRIALQLHGEPLPGFVEALRAGGAEVVMVPVYRWLPPEDLTPVDRLLDAAVGRGVDALTFTSAPAAASLLARAEERGMTAELLAALRHDVLSACVGPVTALPLQSVGIDTVQPERFRLGPLVQVLCRELPGRARVLAVAGHRVEIRGHAVLVDDELRAVPPAGMALLAALARRPGWVVARAELLRALPGAGSDEHAVESAMARLRTALGTPKLIQTVVKRGYRLAVDPSSSGSKYAG
- a CDS encoding CGNR zinc finger domain-containing protein; protein product: MALGTAPAPYELRFDSGRSCLDLVATSHPVERLDSVARLRAWLVGAGLVPAEALLHGAGPQWLVAFHELRAHVGQLVRGEIEGRPLAAAAALDRVNALAAAAPPAPRAVRAADGTLVRVLRGEPGCAALVAAVARDAVDLLTDPVARALLRQCEGDNCPIVYLDTSRGRRRRWCSSEVCGNRERVARHRRRAALARP